From one Rhodamnia argentea isolate NSW1041297 chromosome 1, ASM2092103v1, whole genome shotgun sequence genomic stretch:
- the LOC125314823 gene encoding phytyl ester synthase 1, chloroplastic-like, which produces MTSLLSFRVSPYLVLNSEFRPLCRVQARSTVGGDSTVSSSPELVVLNGGLPVEERERIDPLNGGNGYVASKTEVMKKRKKVKKEAKATSILESLEVLWDDAYGTSSVKDYLDCSRDMIRPDGGPPRWFCPVECGQPLNNSPVLLFLPGLDGTGLGLILHHKALGRAFEVRCLHIPVYDKTPFEDLVIFVEKTVKAEYASSPHKPIYLVGDSLGGCLALAVAARNATIDLVVLITNPATSFGRSQLQPLLPLLEAMPDGLHFTVPYLLSFIMGDPVKMATVNIDDMLPPRAALEKLSVNLTSLLPRLSGLADIMPKETLLWKLKLLKSAASYANSRLHAVNAEVLLLASGKDNMLPSRDEAQRLMNSLKNCRVRHFKDNGHSLLLEDGINLLTVIKGTNTYRRTRRHDYVLDFLPPSMSEYKVAFNQVVGLLRNASGSALFSTLDDGKIVRGLSGVPSEGPVLLVGYHMLMGLELYSLVEEFLREKNIIVRGVAHPELFSGKLENPSSEFGIIDWMKVFGAVPVTASNLFKLFSTKSHVLLYPGGAREALHYKGEEYQLFWPDQPEFVRMAARFGATIVPFGAVGEDDIAELVLDYNDLMKIPFVNDYIRESSHNAIRVREGMSGEVANEALFIPGILPRIPGRLYYLFGKPIETRGRYERLKDRENANELYLQVKSGVESCIAYLLKKREEDPYRNIFDRTIHKALHSPLDEIPAFEPWK; this is translated from the exons ATGACATCGTTGCTTAGTTTCCGGGTGTCGCCTTATTTGGTGTTGAATTCGGAATTTAGGCCGCTGTGTAGAGTGCAAGCGAGGAGTACAGTTGGTGGTGACTCAACGGTGTCATCATCTCCTGAACTGGTTGTATTGAATGGAGGTCTTCctgtggaggagagagagagaattgatcCTTTGAATGGAGGGAATGGGTATGTAGCTTCTAAGACTgaggtgatgaagaagaggaagaaggtgaagaaagAAGCCAAAGCTACCTCTATTTTGGAAAGCTTGGAGGTGTTGTGGGATGATGCGTATGGAACAAGTAGTGTGAAGGATTATCTTGACTGCTCAAGGGATATGATTAGGCCTGACGGAGGTCCGCCCCGTTGGTTTTGCCCTGTTGAGTGTGGACAGCCTTTGAATAATTCtcctgttcttttgtttttgcccG GACTTGATGGCACTGGATTGGGCCTCATTTTGCACCATAAAGCACTGGGGAG GGCTTTTGAAGTTCGATGCTTGCATATCCCTGTTTATGATAAGACTCCATTCGAAG ATCTGGTGATATTCGTTGAGAAGACTGTTAAAGCTGAGTATGCCTCATCTCCACATAAGCCCATTTATCTTGTTGGGGATTCCCTTGGAGGTTGCCTGGCACTTGCTGTGGCTGCTCGTAATGCTACCATCGACCTGGTAGTCTTAATAACGAATCCAG CTACGTCATTTGGGCGTTCACAGCTGCAGCCACTGTTACCTTTATTGGAAGCTATGCCTGACGGACTCCATTTCACGGTCCCCTATCTTCTAAGCTTTATTATGG GTGACCCTGTGAAGATGGCAACTGTCAACATTGATGATATGCTTCCCCCGAGAGCGGCACTTGAAAAATTGTCCGTCAACCTCACTTCTTTGCTGCCTCGCCTCTCA GGTTTGGCTGATATAATGCCCAAGGAAACTCTTCTTTGGAAACTGAAGTTGCTTAAATCAGCTGCCTCTTATGCTAATTCTCGTCTTCACGCTGTGAATGCTGAAGTGCTTCTCCTTGCCAG TGGCAAGGATAACATGCTCCCTAGTCGTGATGAAGCCCAAAGGCTTATGAACTCATTGAAGAACTGCAGAGTTCGTCACTTCAAAGACAATGGACATTCACTTCTATTG GAAGATGGTATTAATTTGCTGACCGTCATCAAAGGTACCAACACATACCGTCGAACGAGGAGGCATGATTACGTCTTGGATTTCCTGCCTCCTAGTATGTCAGAATACAAAGTAGCATTCAATCAAGTTGTCGG ACTATTGCGCAATGCATCTGGTTCGGCATTATTCTCGACTTTAGATGATGGGAAGATAGTGAGAGGCCTTTCAGGGGTTCCTTCAGAAGGACCAGTGTTGCTGGTCGGTTATCACATGTTGATGGGACTTGAGCTTTATTCGCTCGTTGAAGAATTCTTGAGAGAGAAGAACATTATTGTGCGTGGGGTAGCTCATCCGGAGTTGTTCTCTGGAAAACTGGAAAATCCATCTTCTGAGTTTGGTATAATTGATTGGATGAAAGTATTTGGAGCAGTTCCTGTAACGGCAAGCAACCTCTTCAAATTGTTTTCGACCAAATCTCATGTTCTACTTTATCCTGGGGGTGCACGCGAGGCTCTCCATTATAAG GGCGAAGAATACCAATTATTCTGGCCAGACCAACCAGAATTTGTGAGAATGGCCGCACGTTTTGGTGCCACAATAGTACCATTTGGAGCTGTGGGAGAGGATGACATAGCGGAA TTGGTACTTGATTACAATGATCTGATGAAGATTCCGTTCGTCAATGACTACATCAGAGAATCTAGTCACAATGCTATACGAGTGAG GGAGGGTATGAGCGGAGAGGTCGCGAATGAAGCACTTTTTATTCCAGGGATTTTGCCGAGGATACCTGGCCGCTTGTACTATCTGTTTGGGAAGCCCATAGAGACGAGGGGGAGATATGAACGGCTGAAGGACCGAGAAAACGCAAACGAGTTGTACCTGCAGGTAAAATCCGGAGTCGAAAGCTGCATAGCGTACTTGCTCAAGAAGCGAGAGGAAGACCCTTATCGAAATATATTTGATAGAACCATACATAAAGCGTTACATTCTCCTTTAGATGAGATTCCAGCATTTGAGCCCTGGAAATAG